CCCCATCTTCACAAATCTGCATGGCGCTCGCCGCCAGATAGCGCTCGTCTTTGGTTTCGACGTGCATCTCACGTGTGACCGGCGAGTCCCCAGGGCGTCGGTTGGCAACTTCGCGCAGCAATTCTTGTAACAGCGGATGGCGTGAAAAGGCCTGGAGCGGCTTTCCTAACCATACCTGATCTTGTCGTAAGTCAAATAATTCCTGGGCCGCGCGATTGCAAAGGACGACATTCCCCGAAGGATTGATCACCACCACTCCTTCGGCCATACTCTGCAAGACCGCTTCGAGCTTCTTTTGCTCGGCCTGCAATGCTCGCAGGCGTTCATCTTGGCGGAGCATGAGGTGCTGGATACCGCGTTCGAGGGCACCGACCTCATCTTCATTCCATACAGGTAAAGAGGGTGGCTTATCTCGCTCTGAAGCTGACGAGAGAAACTGCGCAAGGTACTGCAACCGCCGTTGGAGGCGAACCACAAATACAACGGTCCCAACAATAGCGATCACTGCGAGTGCAGCCGCGCCGTACCATAGCAGGGTTGGACGATGGACATAGGGCAGCAGATAGAACAGAAGGAGGCCGCCAACGGCAATGAGCGCGAGGAATGCGAGGGTGAGAATCGGAAAGAGGATGCTATTCTTTGAGGGCATCAGGATTACATTTATACCCCACGCCGCGTACCGTCAAAATGAAGGTGGGATTCGCATCATCTTGTTCCACCCGCTGGCGCAGGCGGCGGATATGGACATCAACGGTTCGTGGTTCGACATAGGCATCGTGTCCCCACACGAGGTCAAGAATCTGGGTCCGGCTAAATACCCGGTTTGGATATTGTACGAAGAACTTGAGCAATTCGAATTCGCGGAGGCCGAGTTGCACGGCGTGACCGTTCAGCGTTACTTCGTACGTGTCGTAATCAATATGCAGGCGGCCTTTGTTATACACCTCATGCGGGCGATCAAGCGTTGGCCCATACGTACGACGGAGCACCGCTTTCACTCGGGCCACAAGTTCGCGCGGGCTGAATGGCTTGGTGACATAGTCGTCGGCCCCCATTTCTAAACCTAACACTTTGTCGACTTCCGACGCCCGAGCTGTGAGCATGAGCACCGGGATTTGTACTGTTACTTCTTTCGTGCGCAATAAGCGACAGACTTCCAACCCTGGAATACCGGGCAACATCAGATCGAGGATCACTAACGCTGGCCTTTCACTGGCCGCCAGCTTTAAGGCAATCTCACCGTCACTTGCTTCGACTACGCTAAATCCTTCGGTTTCCAGATTGTAACGAACCAGTTCACGAATATCTTGTTCGTCTTCGACAAGCAGAATCTTGCGTTTTGTTTCAACGGTTGCTGGCTTACTGTGTGTTTGTGTTTCCATGAACCCCTAGAGAGAGGCTCTAGACGCGAGGCTCTAGGCTTCAGGGAAGAAATGGATCCCTAGAGCCCAGAGCCCGGAGCCTACAGCCTAATTTTTACAGCGACGCCGGCGGCGGTGACATATGACGAATACTTTTTCCTTTCGCCATATAGATGACCATCTCGGCAATATTGGTGGCGTGGTCAGCAATCCGCTCAAGGTACTTAGCGACGAAGAGGTGGCGCATGGCACGACTCACGTTCTGTGGTTCTTGTGTCATGTGTGAGAGCATGGTGCGAAACACCTCTGCCGTCAAACTGTCGATCGCATCATCACGTTGACAGACTTGTAACGCTAACTCGGTGTCTTCGCGTACGAAGGCGTCGAGGCTGTCGCGGAGCATCGCTTGTGCCCACTCCGCCATGCGGGGAAGATCATGAGAGAACGTGAGCGGTGCTTCTTGGTTGAGTTCGAGTGCACGCTCGCAGATGTTCTGGGCAATATCACCGATCCGCTCAAGATCGGTGGTAATCTTGAGACTAGTCATGATGAGCCGCAGGTCGCGCCCTGCCGGCTGATGGAGGGCTAGGAGACGGGTGCAGCTCTCATCGGTCACGACATCGAGATAATTGACGGTGTGGTCACGCGCAATCACCTCCTGTGCTTGCGGCGAGTTGCGGCCAATGAGCGCAGTCATCGCGTCAGAAATCTGTTTCTCGACGAGCCCACCCATTTCCAGGATTTTCGCCCGAAGTTGTTGCAGTTCTTCTTCATACTGACGGTCAGTGTGCAGTGATGGCATGGTATATTCCCTTAATGACTATCCGAAGCGACCGGTGATGTAGTCTTCTGTTTCCTGCTTTTCTGGGGTGGTAAAGAGCTTGTCTGTCTTGCCAAATTCTATCAACCGTCCGAGATACATAAAAGCCGTATAATCGGACACACGTGCAGCTTGCTGCATGTTATGGGTGACGATGACAATGGTGTAGTTTTGCTTCAGTTCGTGGATCAATTCTTCTATTTTGGTTGTTGCAATCGGATCGAGTGCAGAACAAGGTTCATCCATCAGTACGACTTGTGGCTCAACTGCGATGGTGCGAGCGATACATAAGCGTTGATGTTGCCCACCAGAGAGAGCCAGCGCATTGTCATGCAAGCGATCTTTGGCTTCTTCCCATAGCGCTGCGCTGCGCAGACTGCGTTCGACGATTTCGTCGAGTCGGGCTTTGTTGCCAATCCCAAGGATGCGTGGTCCGTAAGCAACATTCTCGTAAATGGTCTTCGGAAACGGGTTCGGCTTCTGAAAGACCATACCGACTCGTTTGCGAAGTTCGGTAACATCGAGTGTGGGGTCGAGGATCTCTTGCCCGTGCAGGCGGATACTACCAGTGACTTTGACTCCGTCGACTAAGTCATTAAGGCGATTGAGGCAACGCAATAACGTAGACTTGCCGCATCCCGAAGGGCCAATGAATGCGGTCACTTCATGACGGCCAATGTCCAGGTTGATATCGTACAAAGCTTGCTTCTTACCGTAAAAAAGCGACGTGTCACGGATTTCGATTTCGACTGTTCGTTCAGACTCGACTGCATGCACATTCCCGTTCGTTTGCGAGAGTGTCACTGACGCGGCGTGAGTGAGAGGCCGTTGTTTGTCCATAGGTGCTTCATTTTTAGAATGTCCCGAACCGCATACGGCTACGCAAGCGGTTACGGACGGTTATGGCGGTCAGGTTGAGAATCACGATAATGGCGATCAACAAGAGTGTGGTCATAAACACCATCGGCTTGGCGGCTTCAACATTGGGTGATTGAAAGCCGACATCGTAGATATGAAAGCCAAGGTGCATGAATTTGCGTTCCATATGGAAGAACGGTGCGTAACTATCTAACGGCAGGTTAGGTGCAAGCTTTACCACACCAGTGATCATGAGTGGAGCAACCTCTCCGGCTCCGCGTGCCATTGCCAGGATCATTCCGGTCAAGATCCCAGGAAGCGCGCCAGGTAACACAACTTTGCGAATCGTTTCCCACTTCGTCGCTCCCAGTGCCAGTGAGCCCTCGCGCCATTCTCGTGGGATTGCTGCTAGTGACTCCTCGGTGGAAACAATCACCACTGGGACTGTAAGCAGTGCTAAGGTGAGTGAGGCCCACAAGATGCCACCGGTTCCATACGTCGGTGTCGGAAGTGCCTCTGAGTAGAACAAGCGGTCGATGCTGCCACCCATGAGATAAATAAAGAATCCCAACCCAAATACGCCGAAGACGATTGATGGAACACCGGCGAGATTATTGACTGCAATACGTACGGCGCGAACCATTGGCCCTTGCTTGGCGTATTCGCGCAGATAGAGCGCAGCGATCACGCCGAACGGAACGACGATAATGCTCATAACCATTACCATCATCACCGTGCCAAAGATCGCTGGAAAGATGCCGCCTTCGGTATTTGATTCGCGCGGTTCATGCCAAATGAACTCCCATAATCGAGAGCAATAGAGACCAAAGCGTTGGCCCCAGCTCATTTGGTTGGGCATAAATGCACGCACCACGCCCGAGATCGGCATCTCTTTCTCTCGTCCACCCGCAGCTTGTACGACCATGCGATAGCGTGAGTTCTCGGCTGCTAGCGTTTGCAGCTCTTTAGATTTCTCTTCATAGCGTTGCTGCCAAGAGGCCATCTCTTTTTCTATGGCCGTAACCTGTTGCTCTGTCCCGGCGGAACCCTGCGTGCTTTTGAGGGCCAAGCGGAGCTTTTCCAGATGGTAATTAATGTCGCCAATGTCCTCGCGTTCGATCGTACGGGTCCGCTCAAGCGCCTCCTGTGTTCGCGGGTGCAATTCTTGAAACTTCTGCCAGCTTTGCTGAGGGCCATCGGCAATCACGTGTCCATCCTGGGTAATCTGTTTGAGCGTACCGAAGAGCGGACCCCATTCCCAACGTTCAAAGTATATGGCCCCTAGTGGTTGTTGCTGTGAGACAATCTCCTCGTCATTGACCCAACGAAAGTCAGAGCCGTACAAGTCACGGTTTGCGACTTGAAACTGCGTGCGATGTTGCGGTACTCCCGCTTGCAGTGTGGAGCGCAGAATTTCTTCATGGCCGCGAATTTGGCCAAGGAACTCGCTCCCATCCTTGAGCTTGGCAAGCACGAGTCGATCCGGCCAGAAGAACCCCAGCGCATTAGCTCCGACAATCACGATCAGTGAAACGATCATGATAAGGCTAAACGCCAGCGCCCCACCCGTGAGCCAGATAAATGGGTCACCACTCCGCCAGAAGTTTTTGTTCACGTTTGCTCAACCTTCGCTGGGAGCGCGACCGTCTCGGTCGCCCTTGGTGCGGGCGGGACGCCCGCGCTCCCAGGCAGACGTTTTAGATTTTGCTATACCGTTCCCGCAACCGCTGACGCACGACTTCTGCGGCGGTGTTTACCAGGAACGTGAGTACAAACAACAACAGGGCTCCCAGGAACAGGATGCGATATAAGGTCCCGCCATGCGGGGCCTCGGGGATCTCCACCGCGATGTTGGCTGAAAGGGCACGGAACCCACTGAATGCACTGAAATCCATGACCGGTGTATTGCCAGTTGCCATCAGCACGATCATGGTTTCTCCAACCGCGCGGCCAAATCCGATCATGACTGCCGAAAAGACCCCTGGACTCGCCGTAGGCAAGACAACCCGCATCGCGGTCTGCCACCGATTCGCACCAAGCGCTAACGAGCCCGATACTAAATGTTGTGGGACGTTGGAAAATGCGTCTTCACAAATAGTGTAGATAATCGGGATAACGGCGAACCCCATTGCGAAGCCGACAACCAGCGAGTTACGTGGGTCGTAACGGATATCGGTCGTATCATAGAGCCATTGCGGAAAATTGCCGTTGAAAAATGCTGCTTCAACCCAACCGTTTGCATAGGCACACGCCGCTACGGTGAGCACTAAAAGCGGAGCCAGAAAAAAGAGTTCGACCCCAGGTTTCAAACGGCTGCGAACCGAGAGGGGGAGCCTGCGCCAGAGAAACGACGCCACCAGGGTTACGAGCGGTAGTACGAAGAACATGAGCACGATACCTGGGACCATCTTCTCGACCCTGGGTGCGAGCCACAAGCCGGCAAAGAAGCCGAGCACCACGCTCGGCAGTGCTGCCATCACTTCTACTGTTGGCTTGATCAGATTACGCAAACTTGGGTGCAAAAACTGTGAAGTGTACATTGCCGCGCAGATACTGATCGGTACGGCTAACAAGAGGGCATAGAACGTGCCTTTGAGTGTCCCATAGGCAAGGGGAACCAGGCTAAACTTTGGCTCGAACTCATCGCTTCCACTACTGGACTGCCAGGTGTACTCAGGTTTGTCATAGCCTTCGTACCAAACTTTCCCGAATAGCGCCCTGAGGTTGACTTCTGGATGTGGGTTATACAGGGACCAACCCAGGAGTTTCCCCGCCTCTGTGAGTGTGAAAATTCCATTGGCTTTGGGGGCAAAACTCGCGAGTTCAATCCGACTCTGTTCGCTACGTACTTCAAGAAGCGTTTGTTGGGAAGTGGCATGATGGAGAAAGACATGACCTTGGGTATCGGCAGACAAGAAGCCTTTATCTCGTGGTGAGGGGGCAAGCGCCGTGACTGGCGCGGAATGTGAACGCAGGGTATGGACGCGATGATACGGCATCTTTTCTGGATCTTGCGGATCGCGAACCTGAAACCACACGCTGACGTGTCCTGCAGCATCGCCCACCAGCAAGGAGCGATCGCCGAGCAACCAGCCTAAGGCAGTTACGTGTGTCCCAGGGGGGTCGCTGACTGTGAAAGATTCGGTCAACCTTGGAGCGGCAAGGTCAGTGATGTCCCAGTGTTGAACCTCCCCCGTTGTCGTTCCGGCCAAGAGGTTTACATGGTACTTATCCAACGCGAGGGTGGTAACATCTGCTGGGAGTGAGGAAGAAAGATCAGAGCGCATTTCTTCGATACTGGTCTCACCTAATGGCGTTGTTCGCTCTTCTTGCGCGAGGAATAGCAGCTCACGTGGGCCGAGCAGTGCGGCGAGGGCGACTTTTCCGTCTTCTGCATGATAGACAAGTCGAGTGATTGCCCGCCCTTGGGGGTCGACCTGAATCACTTTCTGTTCCTTGACTTCAGGAGTAATGGTGCGCTTTCCGTCGTGGAGCTTTGTGGTAAAGCTTATACGTAGTGGGATGACGCTGCCTGTAGCGGTACCGACAGCGATGTCATGCGCGAGCCCGTTGCGGTATGCCGTAGTGATCCGTTGTCCTTGTCGGGTCGTAATTTCGTAACGCTGCACGAGGTGATTACCGGGAATGGTGAGAAAATCGACTGTCCCGCTATCGTGCAACACGTACGCAATCGATTGATATTCATCGACACCGAATGCCAGGGGCAGACGCGATGATTGCTCCGACTGTTTGACGTTGAGAGTTGCGACTGCGGTTGCTGTTGGAGATTTCCACAACGGAAGTGTCTCGGCAACAATGACAAAAAGAATGGCTGCGATGCTCAGAATGACCGCGATCCCACCGGCTGTGATAAGGTAATCCGCTGTTTTGTCGGCTAGCTGTTTGCGTCGCAGTCGGCCTTTATCTTCCATTACGGATAAACGGACATTGACCGACGTGTGCGAGGTTTGCTGCTGTTCTCTTTCTCGTTGTTGTAAATCTTCCATCAGGTTCATTAGCTTCTGATGTAGCTAATCCTCTTTTCTCGGCAAGCGCAGCCTGCCCGACATTCAGGAAGTTCCCGTGTAGGGCGGGCTGTGCCCGCCAATGCGCTACTGCAACTTCTTCAGCTCTTCATTCACAACCGACGCGGGCAAAGGGTAGTAACCATCTTTAATAACGACCTCTTGCCCTTCTTTGCTCATGATGAACTTAGCGAACTCACGGACGAGGGGATCGAGTGGTTGCCCAGGAGCACGGTTGATGTACACCAGTAGCGCGCGGCTCAACGGATACTTGCTACTGGCGACGTTTTCGTAATTCGCTGAAACGAACTGATCTCCCTGCTTTGTCGCTAAGGGGACGGCGCGAACACCAGAGGTAGCATAGCCAATACCGCTGTAGCCGGCGCCATTGCGGTCCTCACTAATCCCTTGCACGACTGAGGCTGAACCAGGTTGTTCCTTGACGGTGTCTTTGTAATCGCCATTACACAGCGCGTGCTCTTTGAAAAAGCCGTAGGTTCCCGAGGCGGAGTTACGACCATAGAGGCTAATGGGTGAGGTGACCCAGCCCCCATCACCACCAACTTCTCCCCACACCTTTGCCTCGTTCGGCATGCGGCAGCGGCGAGTCTTCGAGAACATCGCATCAACCTGTTGCATGGTTAGCCCCTTGATGGGATTATCTTTATTGACAAACACTGCCAGTGAGTCGAGTGAGGTTCGCAAAGCGGTTGGCTTGTACCCATATTTCGCTTCGAAGGCATCGACTTCCGTGCCGCGCATCGGGCGTGACATCGGTCCAAGTTGCGCGGTTCCTTCAATCAACGCTGGCGGCGCGGTGCTCGACCCTTTCCCTTCGATCTGAATGTTGACGTTAGGATAGAGCTTCTTGAATCCTTCAGCCCAGAGGGTCATCAGGTTGTTCAAGGTATCTGAGCCAATGCTGTTGAGATTGCCGGAGATGCCGCTCGCGGCTTTGTAGGCTGGAATTGCGGGATCGACCTTCAAGGCTTCTTGGGCGTTCGCTGGACCGGCTGCTAAGGTACCCATCGCCAGAAAGGCCGCGGTTACCGTACGCCAGAGAGATACATGCATTGCTTTTTACCTCCTTACAGTGAGTTTGCTACACAATTGTTACAAGCGTGTTACAGGATGGTGATGGTTTGGTGACGGTTAATTCTGCTGTTGTGCGGCTGACCTGGGGGTTGTCACCCTGAACGCAGTGAAGGGTCTCTCAGAGAGATTCTTCACTGCGTTCAGAATGACAGAGCCGATAGGTCATGAGGGAGGACGTTGAGGTTTCCGATGCTCCGCTTTAGAACGCCACCTGCGCATCAAGCTGGAAGCGGTGAAGGGTCGAATTCGACTCGCCTTTTGGTCGGTCGATGAAAGAGATGAAGTGATTCTTGGCTGAGATCGTCAGGCGCGGAAACAACATATAGTCGACCTTCACGAACGGGCCTTGGACGTTGGTGCCACCATCACGACCGAAATCGCTGTAACTAAAGGCCGACAGTAACGCGTCCGTTTCTGTTCGTGCCCAAGCGACCGAAAATGCCCAATCTCCAGGATTTCTGGTTTGCCCAAGGCTGGCGCCAGCCCAGATGGCAAGATCGTTGCCGCGTTTCGCGTCAGTGTTATGGGCAAAGTCAGCGATGAACACGAGAGGCCATTTGGCATAGCCCGTGTTATAGTCGAGTTGCAGCGAACCATTGAGGACATTGAACCCACCTAAGAAACGATTGAATTGTTTGTTCCCGGTACCAGGGGTGAGCGAGGAGCCACCTCTGACAATTGTACCGTCCCGCAGAATAACGGAATTGGTGACTTTGAGCGCACTGTTGCCGTTACGAGCCTGAGCGATCAGATCCTCCTTGGAGAAGTAATAGTCAGCCAAGGCTACGGTGAGGCGCGTACTGGGTAAGAGTTGCAGTGCTGCGACCGCCTGTCCGCCGATCATCCAACCATCAGCAGCACGGGCCGTTTCACGAAACATCCATTGTCCAGCGTTCAATTGGAAGCGACGTAAGAGTCCTTCAGAGCCTTCATAGAGCGTGAAGGTTTCATGTAACCCCTCTGACACCAGATCGTCATCGAAAATTAATTCCGAAATCATGACCGCGCGAGGCCTGAAGAATTGGTTACTAAATTTTCCCGCGGTGATTGAGATCGGGTTCCAGGTCCAATCTCCCAGGCCAATACTCTCTTTCGGAGTCAAGGTAATGTACGCTTGATTGATACTTATGGGCTTACGGGCGAAGGTGTTGGTGAGTGTTTCATTGGTTGAGATTGGATCGTTGAGATCGCCACTCGCGAGTTGTAGGCCTGCGAGTAATTCATCATTAATTTTCATCTGCGCGCCAAAGCGGAGACGGAATCGCTCACGGGTGCGTGCGTTCGCATTGCGCCCTTGGTCTTGATAGAACCCTTCCATACGGACACGGACATCGCCTGAGAAGGTGAAACGGTTTAACCAATCAAGACTTCTCTCTGCTTTGATGGCTTTGACAGGATCACGGCTAAAGGCTTCAACCCCTGCCTCGCGTGCTTCATTTTCGGCTTTGGCGCGATTCATTAACTCATCATATTTGTCCTGACTGATTTTATTTTCTGCCCGCAGGATCTCAAGAATTTCTTCTGCCACACTGCGCTTCTGTGCCGACACGGGAGTCGCTCCGAGCACGATCGCGACGAGGCTACTCCACAAAGTAACTGTCAGTTTTCTCATTCCTTCTTACTCCTTCCCTGCCACGAATTGGCGAGAAGGGTACGAGGGAAGTGTTACAGCAACATGACAGGACCGTTATGAGTCTGTGATGTGTTAATGTGCTCGGCAGGCGCAGCCTGCCCTACATCCGAAAGGCACGGTATCGTAGGGCGGACTGGGCCCGCAGTTGCCTTGTTTCTATCTGTATTTACAAAGATCGCTGGGCACGACGACGGGGGGCGAAATGTCGGATCGAGCCGTTAGCGATACGAGCTGCATGAGACAGCGGTGGACGCGCTGGAGCTTGTAAGTGATCAACGGCAGGAGCAAAGCCTTTGACGATCTGGTGTGGGATAGGGCTGCCAATGCCGCGTTCAATGGTACGAATGAACGGCACTTCATCGGCTGAGACGAGCGAAATCGCGTCCCCAGTAGCTGTTGCGCGCGCTGTCCGACCAATGCGATGCACATACTCTTCAACCGTTGGCGGAACGTCAAAGTTCACAACATGAGAGATACCATCGACATCAAGGCCGCGAGCGGCGATATCTGTGGCCACTAAGACCTCAACTTTGCCATTGCGAAACCCACTCAGGGCTTGCGTCCGCGCATTTTGGCTTTTGCCTCCGTGGAGCGTGGCAACGCGCCGTCCCTTCTGGGCCAAGTGTCGCGTCAGACGGTCGGCACGAACTTTCGTACGGGTGAACACAAGCACCTGACGCATATGTCCGTGCTGCAACAAATGACAGAGAAGGTCTCTTTTTTTCTCACCTTCAACCGCATACAAGACCTGGCGGACAGCTTCGACTGGCGTAGCGCGGCGACCAACGTTAATGATGACTGGTGATTGCAACATCTCACGCGTCAGACGTTCAATCTCTGGCGGCATAGTGGCTGAGAACATCAAGGTTTGACGAGAGGTAGGGAGCATATGGAGTAACTGCCGTACCGTGGGCAGAAAACCGAGATCAAGCATGTGATCAGCTTCATCTAAGACCAGCACTTCAAGCTTATTAAACTTCACCGTGCCACGCTCGACAAGATCCATGAGTCGCCCTGGTGTGGCGATGAGGAGATCTACACCGGTGCGCAAGCGCTCGATTTGTGGCCCAAGGCGCACTCCGCCGAAGACCGTTGTGGAACGAAGCCGCAAATACTTGCTATAGGCACGTGCGTTATCACCAGTCTGCGAGGCTAACTCACGCGTTGGACTCAGAACGAGCGCCCGGAGCTGGGGTGAAAATAATTGTCCTTGTGCCAACTGCTGCAAGATCGGCAATAAGAATCCGGCGGTTTTACCAGTACCCGTTTGCGCACAAGCCAGAACATCACTGCCTTGAAGTACTGCAGGGATAGCGTGTTCTTGGATCGGGGTTGGGGTGTGATACTCAGCGTCGCGCACAGCGCGCAACAATTCGGGCGAAAGCCCGAGTTCAGCAAATGTCGACAAACTACATTCTCCTTGTCCATGATGCCCAGTACCACAGACGGATATGCCTGTAGGTTTCCCTACAAGTGAAGGTTAAAGAAAGAACCTGGGAAACGTGGGACTCGGATCTAGGCAACCAGAGGGCCAGCTCCTGAGCGGAGCATCTTGCAGGAAAGAGAAAGAAGCTTGCTCGCGGTTCGTTTGCTTAATAAGTAGACTATACCATAGCTCACTTTTGGTGCGGATACCAGTCCGGTGGGAGTGAAAAAGAAAATAGTAGCCAGTAGTCAACATGACTACTTAATGAAAAATGAAGAATTAAAAATGAAGAATAAGGACGAAGAAAAGCGCTTTTTTACATTCTGCATTTTTAATTTTTCATTGATTTCCTCTACTGACTACCGGTTCCCGTGCCTTGCTTGTTCTTGTCACTCTCGCCTGCTACAGTTGCTTCCTTGTTCGGCTCTTGCCGTTCGTTACAGTGAGCTGGTTCGAAACAGATGAGGCCCCGGGAACCCTCTCATAGGTTCCGGGGCCTTTTTTTTTGATGGAGGTATCTGTGGCTACGAAGTTATTTGTTGGCAATCTCTCATTTCAGGCGACGAATGCAGATTTGGAAGATCTTTTTAGCCAGGTCGGTGCGGTCTCATCGGCAACGATCATTATGGATAAGATGACTGGCAAGTCGCGTGGATTTGGGTTCGTGGAGATGTCCACGAATCAAGAAGCGCAGCAGGCGGTAGCACGCTTCAACGGCACGGAGTTGCATGGTCGTGCACTGACGGTCAATGAAGCCAAACCGCAAGAGCCGCGTGGTGGAGGTGGTGGCGGGCGTTCTTTTGGTGGTGGGAATCGTGGTGGTGGTGGTCGCGAACGACGTTGGTAATCCACAAACACCAGGGGTCATAATCGTCGCTGCGGGTACAGACGCGGTGCTGTCTCGTGCTAACGACAGCGCCGCTAAGCAAAAAAGCGAAAAGAAGTCATTGGAGGTCATTGATGGCGAGTAATTCTCACGCGACGTTTCAGAAACGCCAGAGAGAGCGCGCACGACAACAAAAACAACAAGACAAAGCTGCACGCCGACTAGAAATCAAACAAAACAAGACAGCAAACGGTCCACGCGATCCTAACGCAGAAGATCCGGATATCGCTGGCATCGTTCCGGGACCGCAACCGTTGCCTGAGCAATGGGGAGAAGCGACAACCGACTCGTGACTTTCACGTCGCCACGGAAGCTCACTTTCCTGTCACTAAAAGAGAGGAGTCGATATGCCATCGCAGAATTCTCCACGATTTGGCGGCCGTTCTACGTCCCCACGTCAACCGGTTCGTCTGTTAACTGCTTACGAAAAACCCCAACGATGCGAGTGGCCGGACTGTGGCAAACCGGCAACGGGCGCAAATGAGCGCAGAGTCTACTGTCCGACTCATTTCTTTGCTGCTGTCAGCAAACACTGGTAGGGTCGACCTCGCCTGAGAAATGCATTTTTACTTATAGAGATGGCACCATACGGTGTGACTATCTTTACCCGGTCTCGTCTCGATTATTGATGGGGGAACAGTTTTACACTGTTCCATGACCTGCGTGCAGCGCGGGTGAAAATGGCACCCAGACGGCGGATTCACCGGCGAGGGAATGTCTCCGGTCAGACGAATTTTTTCCATTTTCGTCTGTGGATCAATTTTAGGAACGGCGGAGAGTAACGCTCGGGTGTAGGGATGACGTGGGTTGGCGAAAATCTCCTCAGTCTTGCCATATTCAACGATACGCCCAAGATACATGACCGCAACTTCATCGGCGAGATATTCGACCACGCCCAAATTGTGAGTAATAAATAAATAGGTGAGCCCAAGGTCAGCTTGGAGTTCCTCTAATAGATTCACAATCTGTGCTTGAACTGAGACATCCAGAGCGCTGGTGGCTTCATCGCAGACAATAAATTCCGGCTCCACCGCTAAACAGCGGGCGATACCAATACGTTGACGCTGGCCACCAGAAAATTCGTGCGGGTAACGATAGATCACATCTGGATCGAGGCCCACTTGCACGAGAATGTCTCTGGCGCGCTGTTCGCGCTCATCGCGATTATGACCAATGCCATGCGCGGCCATGCCTTCCATGACAATTTCGCCGACCATCATCCGCGGATTCAGGGCCGAGTAGGGATCTTGGAAGATCACCTGCAAGCGCCGCCGATAAGGGATAAGCGCCTCACG
The nucleotide sequence above comes from Deltaproteobacteria bacterium. Encoded proteins:
- a CDS encoding response regulator transcription factor, which codes for METQTHSKPATVETKRKILLVEDEQDIRELVRYNLETEGFSVVEASDGEIALKLAASERPALVILDLMLPGIPGLEVCRLLRTKEVTVQIPVLMLTARASEVDKVLGLEMGADDYVTKPFSPRELVARVKAVLRRTYGPTLDRPHEVYNKGRLHIDYDTYEVTLNGHAVQLGLREFELLKFFVQYPNRVFSRTQILDLVWGHDAYVEPRTVDVHIRRLRQRVEQDDANPTFILTVRGVGYKCNPDALKE
- the pstA gene encoding phosphate ABC transporter permease PstA — encoded protein: MIVSLIVIVGANALGFFWPDRLVLAKLKDGSEFLGQIRGHEEILRSTLQAGVPQHRTQFQVANRDLYGSDFRWVNDEEIVSQQQPLGAIYFERWEWGPLFGTLKQITQDGHVIADGPQQSWQKFQELHPRTQEALERTRTIEREDIGDINYHLEKLRLALKSTQGSAGTEQQVTAIEKEMASWQQRYEEKSKELQTLAAENSRYRMVVQAAGGREKEMPISGVVRAFMPNQMSWGQRFGLYCSRLWEFIWHEPRESNTEGGIFPAIFGTVMMVMVMSIIVVPFGVIAALYLREYAKQGPMVRAVRIAVNNLAGVPSIVFGVFGLGFFIYLMGGSIDRLFYSEALPTPTYGTGGILWASLTLALLTVPVVIVSTEESLAAIPREWREGSLALGATKWETIRKVVLPGALPGILTGMILAMARGAGEVAPLMITGVVKLAPNLPLDSYAPFFHMERKFMHLGFHIYDVGFQSPNVEAAKPMVFMTTLLLIAIIVILNLTAITVRNRLRSRMRFGTF
- a CDS encoding ABC transporter permease subunit; its protein translation is MNLMEDLQQREREQQQTSHTSVNVRLSVMEDKGRLRRKQLADKTADYLITAGGIAVILSIAAILFVIVAETLPLWKSPTATAVATLNVKQSEQSSRLPLAFGVDEYQSIAYVLHDSGTVDFLTIPGNHLVQRYEITTRQGQRITTAYRNGLAHDIAVGTATGSVIPLRISFTTKLHDGKRTITPEVKEQKVIQVDPQGRAITRLVYHAEDGKVALAALLGPRELLFLAQEERTTPLGETSIEEMRSDLSSSLPADVTTLALDKYHVNLLAGTTTGEVQHWDITDLAAPRLTESFTVSDPPGTHVTALGWLLGDRSLLVGDAAGHVSVWFQVRDPQDPEKMPYHRVHTLRSHSAPVTALAPSPRDKGFLSADTQGHVFLHHATSQQTLLEVRSEQSRIELASFAPKANGIFTLTEAGKLLGWSLYNPHPEVNLRALFGKVWYEGYDKPEYTWQSSSGSDEFEPKFSLVPLAYGTLKGTFYALLLAVPISICAAMYTSQFLHPSLRNLIKPTVEVMAALPSVVLGFFAGLWLAPRVEKMVPGIVLMFFVLPLVTLVASFLWRRLPLSVRSRLKPGVELFFLAPLLVLTVAACAYANGWVEAAFFNGNFPQWLYDTTDIRYDPRNSLVVGFAMGFAVIPIIYTICEDAFSNVPQHLVSGSLALGANRWQTAMRVVLPTASPGVFSAVMIGFGRAVGETMIVLMATGNTPVMDFSAFSGFRALSANIAVEIPEAPHGGTLYRILFLGALLLFVLTFLVNTAAEVVRQRLRERYSKI
- a CDS encoding phosphate ABC transporter ATP-binding protein — encoded protein: MDKQRPLTHAASVTLSQTNGNVHAVESERTVEIEIRDTSLFYGKKQALYDINLDIGRHEVTAFIGPSGCGKSTLLRCLNRLNDLVDGVKVTGSIRLHGQEILDPTLDVTELRKRVGMVFQKPNPFPKTIYENVAYGPRILGIGNKARLDEIVERSLRSAALWEEAKDRLHDNALALSGGQHQRLCIARTIAVEPQVVLMDEPCSALDPIATTKIEELIHELKQNYTIVIVTHNMQQAARVSDYTAFMYLGRLIEFGKTDKLFTTPEKQETEDYITGRFG
- the phoU gene encoding phosphate signaling complex protein PhoU — protein: MPSLHTDRQYEEELQQLRAKILEMGGLVEKQISDAMTALIGRNSPQAQEVIARDHTVNYLDVVTDESCTRLLALHQPAGRDLRLIMTSLKITTDLERIGDIAQNICERALELNQEAPLTFSHDLPRMAEWAQAMLRDSLDAFVREDTELALQVCQRDDAIDSLTAEVFRTMLSHMTQEPQNVSRAMRHLFVAKYLERIADHATNIAEMVIYMAKGKSIRHMSPPPASL